The genomic interval CTAAGAGCGGATGTAGCTGTATCCTATGATGAGCTAAGACAGTAAATAATAGTACAGCATTTCTCTGTAATTGATTAAAGCGTATATAGGCATAGAAAGTTTGGACGTTTACTGAGAAGGACAAAAACGTTTATTCGTGACGGCATTTGGGAGTAATGCAATGCGGCAGGAAACCACCCGAACATAGCCCAGAAGTGTAAACAATGATTGATACTAATTTCATTTATGATGACGATAAGAGTCAAATTACCCACATGTGTACAAGAAAACGACATTACTCTCGTATATTCAAAACGATCGAGAACTGTGGTCGAACTAAAGGCTAAATGAAAAGGTagtagaaatagaaaactCTCCTCCGTGTCCTGAACCTCGTCAATCTGCAAAAATGTTCTCTGTCAACACAAAACGGCAAGAACGGTTGACGGATTTGTCTGAAAATTATATCAACGAGGTAACTTCTGACGGAAAACAGGTATAAATGGGTTTGATGCCTGACGTAATTGGGTCCCCCATTGAGGCTAACCTCCACTCGCGCACGAATTTCGACAACGTACGTATCTCCATCAGATTTTAATTGCCCATTTCGGACAATGTCAAAAAATGCAAgatatttttagtatatctGGGTCATTAATAATACGCCTACACCTGAATCGTTTGACCGTGGACGCGCGACAAATAGCTGCCATGTTTTGTTCGCCTGTTTACTGCAACGGCAGCAAAGTCTTTGAGTGACAACAACCAGGAATCACAGATTAAATAAAATGGAACGCATTCggttatatttttatttacttCAACAGGATCGACATTTTAATATATTCGGGTTCTTGAATTTTTTAGAAAATTGTGTTGTCTCCAACAATATTTTGGAATTCTCCTTTATTTGTCTGGGCAATTTGCTAGTTCACTATACGTAATGTAAATACCCACATGGACCCCAATATAGCAACATACAACGTTCGCAGTCTACATAACAATCCTCTTTCCTTTGTCTTCTCAAAAATTTACATGCACACTAGCAGTTTCAATATTTCTACCCTGACTTCTCTCTGTTCTAGTGCCCGGCGTACAACACTCTTCAGCGTTCTTGGACTGAATACTGAAACGATTGCCACTTGTCATGGCGACATAGTAGCAAGACGTCGATAGGGACGAGACAATCGTATACGCTTCAACGCGCACTGCCATGCAAACAATTGCAACGACTGACTTTGGCCGGTAGCTTGCGTCACAGTGTGTCGTCTAATTTACTCTAACATTCATAGAAACTTTTAAGTACGTCTGATCTAGTCGAAAACAACTAGAAGATAAATGGGTTAATTAGTCGTGCAATATGTCTGAAACTGGAATTAccataattaattgatatgaCAACTTTCGCCACTTGCAAATTTCTCCGTGGATGATGTCGTATTGCAGAGATTGAGCGACGGATGCACGTCCTCTTTctataaaacataaaatagaATACGGGATAGAATATCAGATGTGTACAGTTTTCAAGCTATCAAACACTTTGGTAACAAGAAACTGATAATGATAAATTACGCGAATTACCCAGAAAATCGTTTCTGTTtcaaaaaaataattaaataatgagtTTAACTAAATGAGAATCCAATATCTGCGTCAAAGTCGTTACTGTGCTAGCAGAAGTAACTCAGAAgcgtttaattaaagaagacACATACCTAGATATGGAAACGTGAAAATCACGGCTTGCTCGTGGTTGCGATTTCTAGCTTTGCTTGATACAATCAAagtgttttttatttattctGCCAAAGACACACTCTTCAGCGAACAAGACGAGACGCCCGTTACTCTTGTTGAATGGAAAGAATATAATGAAAATCGATGGAATTCGTTCGACCGTTGGAGATTCAATAGTGCGATGGGAAGAGAGCACGCAAGAGCAACGTCTGCTCTTAAAGAAGATAACGATGAAACATCAAGAGAAGTGATGGTGATGTATGGAGGAATACTCTACAAAGCTGACAATACAACGTGGACATACGATCCTCACTTTGATACTTGGGAGGCACACAGATCTGTGTTCCCTCAACAGCAAGTTTATTATGTCACCATAACAAACGATTATCACTTGTTATGGCGACATAATAGTTAGCAACACGTCAAGGGAGACGAGATAGCCTTCCGAATCAACGTGCACTACCATACggacaacttaattaaatgactGTATTCGGTCTAATTGCTACTACCCGTCCTTTGCCCACTCAACATTCATCGAAACACTAGAGTAACCACTATAAGTGCACCTCGTCCAGTCGAAACCACCTAGAAGATAAATGTGTTAGTGATGCAATATGTCTGAAGCTGAGATTAccataattaattgatatggtaatttttttccacattccactttcaagtttctgtctGGTGATGTTACATCAATCGTTTGCAAAAAGTGAGCGATTGATGCACGTTCCTTTTTTTATCTCACATGAAATAGACTAAAGAATTTCTTTATAAGATATCAGATATGGAAAGCTATCAAACACTTCCTAGCAATTAATCCAGTAAATATATCGTTTCGTGAAGAAAAATTGAATATATGCACTAACGTGCTAAACCGTCggctacattaattaaatgttataCGGAAAAGCTGCTGCACACATATTCTGGCATTTTTAATTGACATGAAGAGCGTGAGAAGGGGATGGACACATTCACTGTCACGTGGGATTGTCGACACTCAATACCTCTTGAAAGCATGCGATCACAGAGATAACAACGCTGCACTCCAATTGGCCGTCCGTTGGGCCGTTCAATGGTCCACTTACTAGAGCCCTAGCATATGCGTTTTCGGGTTAATAAATGTGAATCCAATATCCGCGTAAAAGTTGGATGATCGATCACTGTTTCAAAGAGAAGTAACTCGGCAGcttctaattagctaaagaaGACATATATGACAACATGAAAATTACGACATGCTCGTGGTTGCGTTTTCTATCTTTTCTTGGTATGACCAAAGTCATTCTTACTTATTCTGCAAAAGACACACTCTTCAATGAACAATACGAGACGTCCATTCCTCTTCTTGAATGGGATGAATATGATGCAAATCGATGGAATTTATTCGACCGTTGGAGATTCAACAGTCCGATGGGAAGAGAGCACGCAAGAGCAACGTCTGCTCTTAAAGAAGATAATGATGAAACATCAAGAGAAGTGATGGTGATGTATGGAGGAATACTCTACAAAGCTGACGATACAACGTGGACGTACGACCCTCACTTCGATACTTGGGAGGCACACAGATCTGCATCCCCTCAACCGCAAGCGACCGTCTATCACACACTGGTGACTCTGTGCCAGAGACGAGTACTGCTCTTTGGAGGTTGTGCGTATTCAGGCTCAAGCCACTGTCAATGTAGAAACGAAACGTGGAGTTTCGATACAAACCTGAAAGAGTGGAGACGAATTGAAACAAAGATTCATCCTCGTCATAATGACGACTACGTCACTCCTCGATGCAGAcatgctgctgctgttttacGTTATGACAATAGCTCGTGCAGTTGCAAGGACTCGCTCGTCATTTACGGTGGATTTGAAGAAAGGTCATACACTCGGAGTTCGGACTCTCGAGAGAATCTGGACGATCTTTGGCAGCTCGTTTGCAAAAACGAACATTCGCACGTTTACGAATGGAGAAAACTTTCTTCATCTCATCACGTCAAACCAAAACTGCAATATCCTAGTGCCGTTTCCGCCTTCCAAAATACGAAAATGTTTCTATTAGGACAAACTGAGCAAAATAGATCTGGTCACTATTGGGAAGTATGGTCTTATGATGTGGTCGACGAAGTTTGGAGTAAAGTCGGGAATACGAGCAAACAATCGTCTGTTCCTGGACAAGGAGTCTACGTGACGGATGACATTCAAACATATCACTTTCTTATTTCATGTTGTTCTGAACCTCTCACAGCCTTTGATATAATGACTAGAAAATGGTTTACTCCCACAATACTTTCAAACAGAAAAGGGCCCGATTCCTTGTCTGGTGCGGTCAGTAGAATTAATAAAAACGTTTTAGTTTCCGGTGGAAGTCCGTGGTTTCTTGGATACAATTATAACTCTAACATCATGTGGGAACTTTCTATAACATCTGCTCGTGCCTGGTATTGGTTAGCAAAGCCGGCCGCTGCAATGAGAAGAAATCCTTTAGCGGGAATATCATGCACGGTGAGCGGGATGGTTCTGAGGCAAAACCGCGTTCTAGTCTTTGGTGAAAGCCCATTtctgaacaacaaacagccaaatTCAGTAAACCTATTACACATATTAGATTTAAAATCGTTGTCATGGTCGCCAGATACTTCGGAAAAGCGACCTCCTTTCAAATATGGTGCCGTTTCTGCTATACTTGACGactctgtttttgttgtctacGGTGGAGTATTGCCAGAGCAATTGcaaaatttaacaaaatttctgtctttctctcatgaTGTTTGGGGTTATTATAGTGAAGTTAGAAGTTGGGTAAAATACTCGATAAATAGAAGACGTCCTTCTCCAAGAATGTCATGCTCTCgtgcaacaacaaataatcaGATGATTGTCTATGGAGGTTTGACAGCTAGCATAAAAAACATATTTGACGGCAGCATTACCACATTTCTCCGCGATCTATGGAGCTTTACTTTACCGAAGCAAAATGCTGCTATACGAAACTTATCAAAAGACGAACACAATTCGGAGTGGCGTTTACTCGATGATTCTGGTCCCTTGCAATCTGTCGGAACGTCTTTAGTTGCTATTGAAAATACACTAATTCTTTATGGAGGAGCCAGCGCTAATGAGAGTACAGTGCAAATTTCTTTTCAGGTTGAATTACAGATTCCATTTACACTATTTGCAAACTGCACGAGTGACGTTTGGGAATACGACCTAACGAACGGTAGTGGATGGAAACAAGTGAAGTATTTAGGGTTAGGTCCCGGACGTCGTTGTCTTCACGAAAGCCTAAGATATGGTAATCACATGTTGGTATTTGGAGGATGTCACAATCACGTCATCTGGCAATGGAATACTGAAGTCAAACTTGGTTGTCCTGTTGATCCAATAACTAGCGGCATGTGGATTTACGATCCTTCTAAAAGGTTCTGGTTGCGATTAAGTCAGTATCCATTTGTACAACAGAATGGTTTATTCGTTTCTTCTCTGATATGGAAAAACTGGATACTGGCGTTTGGTGGTGTGAGACCTTGGACGATTCAAGATGGAATGATACCTAGGAACTCGGTAGGTCTTTCTGTGTACAGGCCAAACTGTCCAGCAGGATTTACAAGCAGTGATCTACGCAAGTACATGTGTTCAGAGTGCCCGTTCGGTTTCTATTCCCCAGCAACCAACTCCACTTGCTTGCCATGTCCACCAGGTCTCACAACATCACACACGGCTGCAACAAGCAAAACCGACTGCAATCGCTGTTTATCCAATCATTGTGTTCACGGTAGTTGCACGGTCACATTACAAGGTCCTGCGTTTGATTGCGTTTGTCAGTTTGGCTTTACAAAAGATGGAAACGGAGTGTGCACTGTGGCCACGTACTACATTGCGGCAGCCGGATCGGTGGCAGGAGTCGCACTCATCGTACTGCTCGTCGTGCTAGCAGTCAAAGCGAGAAGAGCAAGAAAACGGCACAACATGATGCTGCAAGACAAAGATCGCGAGTTGGTAGAGATGACAAACAGTTTCAACATTGACTCGAGAGAAGTGAGATTGCGTGCGCGAATTGACAAAAACGCTCCCGGCGGATTCGGAGAGGTTTACAGAGCAGAGTACAGAGAAATGACGGTGGCCGTCAAGAAGCTACAAGGAATACATCAACATCTCGATCGCATCGCCTTGGAGTTCGAGAGAGAGATCGAAGTGATGAGAACGATCAGACATCCCAACATTGTTTTGTTTCTCGGTGGAGGTCGTTGCCACGACGACGGCTGTCCGTTCCTAGTTGTGGAGTACATGCCTAGAGGATCGCTGACGACCATActtgcagacagagacataaaGCTGGAAGAAAGTCTCAAGATGAGATTTGCAGTAGACGCTGCCAAAGGAATGAGATTCTTGCACAGTCAACGACCACCTCGCATTCATCGTGACCTCAAGAGTGCCAATTTACTCGTCAGCACTAAATGGGTAGTCAAAGTGGCCGATTTTGGAGCCGCTCGACTCGTCCGAGACGAAGTAATCAGTCAGGAAGCTGTAAGAGGAGCGGGACCGCTCGATATGACCGCTCCGCTTCTTCATGCAGACTATCACTTATCGTCAGGAGTCGGAACACCAAAGTGGAGTGCTCCGGAGATACTGAGCGGTCACAGTTACGGAACACCCGCGGACGTCTACAGGTAAGACACGAGCACGAttaactacacaaacacatgcaatcgtcattatttttattgtttctaATAATGATGATTTTTACGCGTCTTTGTGTCGCTTTTATAGTTTTGGCATTGTGATGTGGGAGATTAGGGTACGAGAACTTCCTTATGACGACCGTTCGTTTAGCTCCATTCTTGACTTGAAAGCTGCTGTTTTGGGTGGAATGAGACCGACCGTATCGGAGAACGATGACGACGACTACGTCAAGCTGATGTGTGACTGTTGGGCAGAAAGCTCATTGAAAAGGCCTACGTTTTGTCAAGTCGTCGCTAGTCTGGAAGATATGAGCGAATTGTGTTTTCTCTAACTCCATATATaatcagtttgtgtgttaggACTCAGGAACATGCGTGATGTAAACCTGAGTGGTCAAAGTAGATAAAAATAATTTGTGATCGTATTTTTGGTCCACTGTTTTCGAGCAAACAGATTTCTGTATTCTAGTCacatctctagcttgtctaCATGCCAAATATTCTATCGTGTAGCTTGAGCTCGTATTGACTCTGAAGTCTAGCTGTTGTCAGTGCAAAACGACCTTTTCCTGAAGCAGTGAATTTCGTAAGAGATGACGATGGTTTTCTCTCAATACGATTTATTTGCTTTCTTGCTTGTTTCTTTTCATCTGGTTTCTCTTCCTTGTCGGTAGACTGCAAGTAGTCGAGATCACTAATTAGACTTTTTGCAACAGGACGACGTATAACCTTACGGGTAGCAGGTGGAGTTCGACTGCTCTTTGCCTAGAAGCATGAGAGTTATATACTAAAATGTACTAAGAGAGGATTTAACTGTATCATACATGatgagttaattaagttaaaacaGAGAATGAAAGTACAGCATTTCTCTGTAATTGATTAAAGCGTATATAGGCATAGAAAGCTTGGACGTTTACTGACGAGGACAAACACGTTTATTCATGACAGCATTTGGGAGTCATACAACGAGGCAGGAAATTTACTGGGGCCATGCTCCCTTAGCTCATGCGGTTCCTGTCCTATATATGCGGTTCCTGTCCTATATATGCGGTTCCTGTCCTATATATATGGTTCTGTAAATGTTAATCTCATTTTGCTAGTCTAGCAGAGTCTAGTTTCAATACAATTTAGGTCTGCATTTATGTTTCTTGATTAGACAGACGCTCATTATAGTATcacctttaattaactagaaaACTTATTTGTACATGGAACATCTTGTGCCATTTCGTGTGGCTGCATCATATCACACAATTAATATCTGCACAAATGACAAAGTTATTCAAATCGCATAATTTCATTTCTCATGGCATGTACATCTAAGTTAGACTTTATTCTGGCGTTACACATTCTTTCTGATTGCAAAAATCAAACCAATGAGTGTCGCCAGTAAGGCCACGTCAActtgattttttgtttggCGGGTTCGACCGACCTAGAATCTTGTTGCCAACTAAAATAGATATTTCgtgaagtcacgtgacttaagTGATGCATGCGCATTCGTCAACCATATGGCTTCTTCCTCGTTTTCTTGGCCAAGTGTCACCATCCAACAGGGTGGGAAGGTCGCGCGAGGTATTCGAGGTAAGCTTCGTTTTGCGACTTGCTGCCGAACATTTACTCAACGTCTACAGCTGCTAGGACTTGTGTCATGACGCCGTTTTATGAGGGTCATGTTCGACGACTGGAGCAAATTCATGGTACTGAGAGTCAGTGAGACTGGCCTATCCGGCGGGCATGACGAGCAGGGATCTCAAACGCGAAATGTGTTATAGCTGATATTACCAATTGGATGTGCACTCTCTGTACGCACGGTCTGACAACAGAACGCGAGGCTTCCACCAGTAAGACCGACTGCGGTCGATGTGTCGACGATCATTGTGGATGCGGTACGTATAAGCGGTCACGTTGCTGGGTCCTGCTCCTACATGTGAGTGTCAGTTTGGGTTTACTAAAGAGAACGAAGGACTCTGCACGCCTGCTACTTACGACGTCGCCGCATCCCAGGGCTTGCACTTCTCatctagcttgtcttgtcgaTACAAAGTTTAGAAAAGCGAGAACAGTCAAAGGTCGTGTTGAGAAACAAAGACCACAAGCTGATGGAACTGAATAATATTTTTACCATTGACTCCAGAGAGTTAAAATTTCGAAGAAGAATCGACCACAATTGTCCGGGTGAATAGGGTGAGGTGTATAGAGCAGAGTTAGAAAACTGATAGTGGCCGTTAAGAAACTACAAGGAATACATCAGGAACTCGATCGCATTGCGTTGGACTTCGAAAGAGAAATCGAAATAATGAGAACCATCGGACATTCGAACAACGCTCTGTTTTGGAAGGAGGTCCATACCAAGATGATGgatgtttgtttcttgtagtGAAGTAGATGCCTAGAGGATCACTGACAAGCATTCTAAGAAACTCGAGGATAGAGTTGGAGGACAGTTTTAAAAATTAGGTTTACTATCGATGCCGCCAAGGGAATGCGGTTCTTGCACAGTCTGCTTCTGCCTCGAGTTCTGATCGAGACTTGAAGAGCAGCAATCTGTTGGTCAGTCAGAAGTGGGTGGTCAAGGTGGCTGACTTTGGGTCGGCGCAATTGGTTAGATCCTCAGAAAGAAGTATTTCAGAATTGATAAACGAACTAGACTTTTTGGCGATATAGGAACTCTGGTTATCTCCAAATGAATTTATTACGTTATCCTCTATCAGAAGATGTTATGTATTGTGCTGCATCCCCTATGGGGAAAGACGAGATTTTACTTAGTCGACCATATGGTGGAGTTGCTGTTTTATAGCCTATGCGGAGTTATTATATAATATCTcccttaattaaacattgtCGGATAGGATATAGTTGCAGTTCGAATTAAATTAAGTATTGAAATTATTCtcgttgttgctgttcactTGCCAGTCGATTATGGTGACACTTTGTCTTTGAATGATTACTTCTCTGAGATTAGTTATCTGGAAAGTATTCTAGACATGAATGACCATGATGAAGTGATCATTTTaggtgactttaatgctgATATTCGTAGTCAGAACAGTCGTAGGTCGAGACAGTTGGCTCCTTTTTCTCATTGGGACTTGTTTACTGTTGGCTTGAATGATCCCATGTAATCAAGCAGAGAAAGTACATGGCAC from Corticium candelabrum chromosome 14, ooCorCand1.1, whole genome shotgun sequence carries:
- the LOC134190315 gene encoding probable serine/threonine-protein kinase drkA, with translation MTNSFNIDSREVRLRARIDKNAPGGFGEVYRAEYREMTVAVKKLQGIHQHLDRIALEFEREIEVMRTIRHPNIVLFLGGGRCHDDGCPFLVVEYMPRGSLTTILADRDIKLEESLKMRFAVDAAKGMRFLHSQRPPRIHRDLKSANLLVSTKWVVKVADFGAARLVRDEVISQEAVRGAGPLDMTAPLLHADYHLSSGVGTPKWSAPEILSGHSYGTPADVYSFGIVMWEIRVRELPYDDRSFSSILDLKAAVLGGMRPTVSENDDDDYVKLMCDCWAESSLKRPTFCQVVASLEDMSELCFL